gctagaaaaattaatttaaaatactcGAAATACTTTGAGAaataaacattaatttttcgattttcctacAGTAAAATAACTTTGATTGACACTTTCGATCAtacaatttcggaaaaaaccCCAACAACGAAATTTCAGGACAAGCGAATGTTCTCATTTATTGCTCGCGCCGAGGGTGCTAGTGGGAAGCCGTCTTGTTACGCGTTCACATCAGAAAAGCTAGCTGAAGATATCACTCTAACTATCGGAGAGGCTTTTGATCTCGCCTACAAGAGATTCCTTGATAAAAATCGAACGTCTTTGGAGAATCAGAAGCAAATatacattttgaagaaaaagattGTGGAGCTTGAAACCGAGAATCAAGTGCTCATTGAGCGATTAGCAGAAGCTCTACGGGCTAATAGTAAAGCTGATTATGAGAACACggtagttttttaaaattacaaaacaaattattaatATATAACATTTTCAGGGTCCCCCAATCTATCCAGGATTAGGTCCTCCAGCACTTCCACTTTCTCCGATGCCTCAAGGACCTCCACCAAACATTCCTCCATCCTCAATATATTCCATGCCACGTGCCAACGATCTTCCACCAACTGAAATGGCTCCAACTCTCCCTCAGATTTCTACATCATCAAATGGAGCATCACCATCCGTGAGCCCGGCATCCACATCACCATCTGGACCAGCTCCATCAATTCCTCCACCGAGACCTCCTGCACTGGCTCCTCCGCCACCAGTTGCTCCACGCAGAAACCCCGTTGTTTCACCGAAAAACTCCACGGCGGGATTGTTGGATGGATTGGAGTTGGGGTCAGCTGAGCCGGCAAAAAAAGCTCCTAGTAATATTTTCGATGATTCGTTTGATCCCAGAGCTGGAGAAAAAAAGAGCACTGCAGCTGAGTATAGTGagttttcaacaataaaaagatcttttcaaaaaagtaatattttctAGATCCATTCGGTGCGGACTTCCTCAGTGGCATTCAAAATGGTAAAGAAGCACCACCATCAGCCTCCGCTGAACTTCTCGCTTCTGAAGCAATCGCTCGTCTTCCAAAGCCAGAATCCTCATCTGTACCACCCAAAAAGACCGCTGCAGAGTATGATGCAATGATCAATGAAGTGGAGAAGAAGCTTGCCGCGATGAGTAGTGGATCATTTGAGTTCGGGCAGCTTCAAACCGGGGACCTTGGCGGAATCGAAGGCGAAAGCGATTATGGAACACCATCGGATCGTTTGAATCCGAAAATGATGAATTTGAAGCAATAagtttatttccttttttttaaattttccaattttctacgTTTCACggtgatttttttccattgcATTCTTGTACTATTCTTGTATCATTCTTTTACTAGCAGGGTTTGGCCGAACGGCTTGCCAAATTTATTAGCTGAATGTATTTATTTGCACGctatcatttttaaaaattacttacttacttacatgtgaaaaataaactgGAATGTCTCATGGCTAAAATGTCACAAAGCTTTTCTGGCaacaaatagaaaaagtttaaatattaTGAAGTTGTTGTATTGACTTTCCACGCAGCGACCATTCTATCGAAACCAGCGGTGAGCAGATTGTTGGCAGGATGCTCGTCGAGCCATGCACAGCACGTCACCATTCGTTCGTGACATCGGCGGTTCGGCATACGTGGCAGGCGATTTCCATTGAGATCATAGATCCTGACGTGACGATTATCCATTGGGATGGCGATGACCGGATGTGACTTGCTGATCGCCACACGATTCGCCGGTGATGAGAGCCGAATCGTGGCCAGCGGGGTTCGCATGTTTCGAAGATCCCAGATTTTTACAGTAGCATCGTCACTGGACGACACGATTCGATAGTCCGTGTTAAAGCTGACCGAAGTCACTGAATCCTGGTGTCCCTGGAACACTGCGACCGACTGTATGGCTTCTCGGAAATCCCAGAGGCGGAAGGTGGAGTCTTTGGATGAGGTGAGCACGAGCTTTTGATTGGAGTGAGTGCTACAGTGATTAAGCTCACTTTCATGACCTgcaaattattcatttttgaaatttaaagtcGTTTTGTGACACCCTACCACTTAAAATATTCACAACTTCTCCTTTCTCAACATCCCAAACATTTGCCGTTCGATCCCAGGAAGCAGTGACCATCTGCTGTCCTCCAGCAAGCCATTCACAACAGCTAACAGGAGCTCGATGTCCGGTAAGCCGCATAACAGGGACACGGATCCGATGACCGTCGGATTTTTCGCTGGACGAGGTGAAGCGATTGTGTTCGACGACGCCGAGCAAGTTGTTCGGATCTCGGTGGTGCTCCTCTTCTTCCTCGGAACTGTGATCGGATGGAGCTGAAAATAGTTATAGCTATAGGGAAGTTTATTATTCCGAAGAagtccattttgtgggcggggcttaCCATGTCCCGCCCATTTTctaggtgtttttttttcaaaaatacaagaatttaaaaaatatttcaataaatttcggtgaaatttcaaaatcttattgaaaaaactgtgtttcaagtttttttaatccgAAAATTTCGCCTTCTGGCaactataatttttgtaaaatcgtttttaaagttttcaatagtcttcaaactattgaaaacttttttgtttattttttttagaaactgtCTGCTTTTTTGGCAAACCAGCGATTTTAGGCGACTTTCAGCGCTaaactttgcaatttttaagaattttttgaaaatttaccatTATTACTGGGAACCTTCCAAATATGCGTTGACTCATCACCACTCGCTGTCGCCAGCAACAGTCCTGACGCTGGTCCGGATCCTTCAGTACTATCCACAGCACAATTATTGGAGATTGCCACACAATTGACACTTCCAGTGTGTCCAGTATATGTTGCCAGACAGGCTCCACTTTCCAATGACCAGATACGGGCGGTTTGATCTGCACTCGCACTTGCACAAATATTTCTTGTCGAATCAGCTGCCACATGCCATACACCATCTTTATGTCCTTCTAGAAGTCGACTCAATCGGAATTTTGATCCATCACGGAATACTGGAGGTCCTCGAAGAGCTGTTCGCAACTTTTGACCCATTTGAATTGCTTTTCGACTTGATTTTCCAGATTCTTGAACTCCAAAAACCTCCTGCGCCACAACATTCGCTGCTTCACCTTCAGTTTGTGTCAATTGAACAATTCGAGCACGTACTGAAACTTGATATATTGAGGTTTTGATTGGCTGCAAATCATAAACTAACGAGCACAATTCTCGGCATACAATGTGTCAAACTCCTTTTCAATGTGCCCAAAGAGCTGATAGAGACGGGCTCGATACGGAGCATCGTCAACGTCCAATGAGCTCTGAAGAACTGTGAGTGCTCCGCTGATCTCTGTATCGACAGTACCACGTCGTGAACGCATCACCTTCTCTTTTTCGGCATCTTTTGAATTCTCCGATTGTGGCATTGACCCActgcaaaattaataatatttataaCATGCAAAACTTATTGGCAAATTTGTTTCATCCTTTTTCAAACTTGCTCtcataaattccaaaattttcctgaTAATTAGGTTTCTTTCATTCtgttaaatttagtttttattgaaaaaagattcACTGCCAGCccgtttttaatttaaaaatgattttttgttgggtTTTAGGTTTAAAAGCCATTATTTTGAGgcagattcaaaaaaaatctatatattaattctgaaaaattcaaattagaagaaaataaatattcacaaGGACGACAAATCCATATTTAAAAAGGTTTCAATTcctgttaaaattaaaaatgttattgatttcatctgaaaattatgacaAATGacaatattcgaaaaaaataaaataaatatttttgagagaaaaggagaaaagagaaaaaagaatacGTTATGTTCACTGATATGATTGATTTCGGGAGAAGgatggatttttttcagaaaaaaagaaaaaaacaaattaaatattacAGAAGCATTGTACGTCAAATTAATGTCTAAATCTCTTCAGGAACTTCGTGATTCGGATCAATTTCCACGTGTGACTCTACCTCCAGCATCTCATCGTGTTTAAGCATATTTCGGGCTGTGCCTAAGCCAAATCTTGCGTCgagtataattttttgcatgttGAATTTCATCAcggatttctgaaaatagatttttttaatatttcgaaaGTTAAATATTGATGTTGAAGTTTGCCTGGTGATTTTTCAATGGGAACTTCAATGATTTTTAGGCTGATTTATTACAAATATTGaacataatttgattttttttgttttagctcattttttaaaacaatttttcctgtGTAACTCAAGACTTGAATCCAGGATTATTTCAAGTTtgcttgtatttttttctttttggaaaatttcacttttttctgagaaattcgatttttgtccacaattttcaatgttttttctcaaaatttaaattttgtaagcAAATGACATTTCttcctataaaaaattttttatatccaaattcgaatttttgtataaaactccaatttattaatgaaaaatcgaatttttaaaactcttccgcgtaaattttgttaaaaaccaaaaattacctCATCATCAGATAACCTGTTCAAGACACTATTGATATGTTGTTGAAATGCGAGATCTTCATCATATTGTATCGCCATTTCATCAGAAGGTCCTCCAACCACCACTTGCTGCTCAATATCATCTCCAACACCCccatcatctgaaaattcattcaatattcatatttttccagcGAAAAATTACCAATATCTTGATGATGATAATGATCCATTGAAGTTGATGGCATATCCATTTCATGATTTTGTGAACTTGATTGTTGAGATTCCAGAAGCATTCCAGAACCTATTTTACACTCTCCATCAGCTTCTAAAATAATCTCATCGTCGGCAATTGGGACTCCATCGGTTAGAATTTCTTTGGGTAGACACGGGGCATTTGATGAGGTTGATACACCGACCATTTCACTATTTCGATGACCCACTTCCAAgtgtattttcttttttggtggTTCCGATGGCATATTTgaactgaaatgttttattaagtGAAGTTtaagaagtaaaaaaaaaactcacgaatCTATAAGTTCTGGCATCGAATCATAAACCAGGGAGTTTGTTCGGTgaggctgaaaatttaattcttatttaaataaattattttttcctacCATATGTACCAATCTTCTAGATGAAGCCACTGTAACTGCAGGTTGCGGCGTTGCACTTCTATGCGCGGAGAccattttgtaaattttcgtaTTCGATTGAGCATAGGAGGGTGATGGTTCCACCTCCACCAATACACCTTGTCGTCCAAACGGATTAACTTCCTTTTTGACTTCATTCATTTGATGTTGTTGGTCTGGATTATTCTTCTGTGGCATACGATGCTGTTGctggaatgaaaaaaaatcaaaaaattgttatcgGACTACGAGCTCATCAACTACAACACGGCGAATGAGCAGATACTGCAGATATTGGTATTGCTTCATTAGTCGCGCACACAATGCAAGTTACAAAGTGTAATGCACCATGAAGCGGGGTCGAACTTGTGGACTGTTGCTTTGCAGACGAGAGTGTTAGCCAGTAGGCCACCCGTGCATCACCGCAAGCGAGGCCGGTAAGGGGTTTTTGAATGCTTGCCTTTGCTATTACCCAGACgtgaaatttgcgatttttgcgccaaacatacggtaccaggtctcgacatgactaatttttgttaaatacaataaagtgtgcgtctttaaagagtactgtaatttcaaatttttgttgaaaagctatgaaaatcgatgaaaattccgtagcaacaaaagtttggaattaCAGTATTCCTTAAAGGCGCGCATCTTGtcgtatttaacaaaaattgttgtgaCGAGACCGGTTATCTCATAGTCagcaaaaatcggaaaaattagGGTCTGAGTAGTAATTACTTCATCGTTTTTGCACTTACCACTATCCGCTTCGGCGATAATGGATAAGTTCGAACAATTGCCTCTGTTTCTCTTGATTGTGGTGATTTTCGACGGGAATATGAAGATGTGGGAATTTGTTGATGTGGCCTAACATGAGGCTGAATAACCACATAATCGAACTTCATGGATTCAGAATTTCCGAGACTTTGTCCGGGTTCTAATACATCTTCTGCCAGCGGAACGTCATTATAGAAATCCTTATCCAGTCCGGAGGACATTGCGGTGAGCTGTGAAGGAGGTCGAGAGTctgctgaaaatataaatgatTTTGGTGTATTTCTTTGCAAGAAACTCTTACATTTCTtcttaaaaatcaatgaatctGTCCATCGCATTGCCTCAATTAGTCCATCGGACATATCAATCGATTTTCTAGCATATTGATCGAGAAGATCCGACCAGACTTCCTGAACAAGAGTGATGTCCTGCCAAACTATATCAGCACGTATCCGATCCCATGCTTCTCGTTTCTGAACCTTCAACTGAGCATCCGGCGTGGCGGCTTGCATCTCCTCATCGTAGAGAATCGGATTTTCTCGAACCATATTGATTagttgaagctgaaaatttgaaaattttgaattttaaacgttttccAGCTTACAAGTGTGTATTGCGTAGTTTTTACGGGTGGATCTTCCCTGGAAAATTGTTGTTGGAGGTCTCCAGCACCACCGTGGGAGCTTGAGGCGAcacctggaaaaattattggaaattcTGAATCTATGAATATCGATTTACTTGTCATTGAATGCTTGAGACCGGCGATTTGATAATCCTCTGTTCCGTGCCGCCGTCGGTCGctcattggaaatttttaataataattctgaaatttattttcttctcaaattCTCGCAAGTTTCTCAAGCATTTCTAGCTGCGTTGCGTGGCGATTCCTTCCCGAATTCGAGTTTCATATCAATCTACGATCCATTGAACCCAATAACCCGATTGGCAAGAAGATGATCGTACACACTCATTCACATAGGTGATAGACGTGCTACAGACCGTGGGAGACTCGAACGGGTAGTAGGGCGGAGCCGGGAACCGCGACGCAACCGAAACGCTTCAGAAACCGCAACGGAACAGGCATGCGAAGCGGTCAAgattcgaaaaagaaaacggaGCGAACAGGCAGAAAAACATCGATAGATAGGCGCGCGTGGCCGAGAAGGAGGCGAGACGAGACATCTAGGCCATCGATggtttctctgcgtctctcaagTGAGTAAATAAATGGTTTTGAGAGggtaaaatgaagaaaaaggattgatcgaaatttaaaaacttagtCTAGGAAAGGAAAACAAAGCAGGGgaaatctgaaacaaaacatataaaaacacacattttaactatttttcagagttAAACAAATATAATCTAACAAGAATTCAACTTCAAAGTGAAGATTTCCAGAAACGAAAATGGTTATgtgatttaaaaatgtgatttgttCAAGGAATTACAAGAAAACTCTGGTTtaacatttgaagaaaatccaTATtgcgaaaaatgaattttaaaagaattatTGACGGttttgaaatgtgaaattttcaataaatttcgaaaaatagataactttttttaaataaagaaaaacaacgaaaaaatatttcagtggTTACGGTAAACAAGCATAAGAGTGTTTGCGTACTGCGGACCAAAATCTTCGCGAGACCTCgggtactgtagaaaatttaggtatttttaaaactttatttttctattaatttccCTTCTTTCTCATTGggattttctagttttctggtaaataaaaacagtttaaatttaaatttaaaaattttatctccatattttttgtttccaggATGTCTTCTGAACCCATTGTTGCCAATCTAGACAATTCCATGACGACAGAGCCTGCACCCGCAGCTTTTCCACCAATATCCCCAATGTCATTTGCTTTTATGAATGAAGAAGAACGAGCAGCGGTCAAGTTTCCAAAAGTTGATCCAAAACCGCAAACTGCTAAAGATGATGAACCTTCCACATCCCAGAAAACGTTGAGCGTCGATGATCTTCTGATAgtcgacgacgacgacgaaaCTGATTCACCACCGGCATCTTCTAGTAATTATGAACCTAAAGCTCATATTGGATGGGCTTCATTCGGAGATTCCTGTCTCCCACCTCCACCAAAGCCAGTTAAAAAAGCTACGGATCCAAATTTGCCACGAAGAAGTTTGTTTGCAAATGGTCCTctgttaaataaaaatattgttttcagaagTCTACGTCATTCGTTCTCAGAATACAGACAAGTCGAAGTCCCCGTTAGTTGTTAATAACCAACAAGTAACACTCGAAAAGGCacaaaattctccaaaaaatccgaatccTGTTGTATCTAAGCCAATAGTGCTTACAGACTCTGATGAGGATGTGGACGTTGTTGGATTCGACGAAGAGGAGGAAgcgttagtttttaaaaagttttttattaaacaaaacAATCACCCGTcttcagaattaaaattatggcCGACCCTACACGCCCACCAGATCTTCCACCACAGCGATCTCTGATATCCAGATTTGAGTCGAATCGAACCAAAAGAGgtattttccatgaaaatttgattttttaaagctcaTTTTCTCTTCAGATATCTTCCGAAACAGTTATGATTCTGATGAGGAGGAATTTCTGCGATCTCGGTACCAGCGAGCTGTCACACCGCCGCCAATTCTCGAGCGACAAAGTGGAAGTACTCGGGAGTCTGTAAGCGAACCAAGTGAAGGGAAAATTCTCGAGGAAGACGCAACGCTTGGAAGTGAACATACGGAAAGAGTCGGAAAACGAATTGAGTAAGTTGAATTTCgggtttttgaaaaccttGACTTCCAAAATAATGACAATTTGTTTAATAAGTCCTGCTAAAAagcaaattttccagattggAGGAAATCAATCCATCACAGCTTCTACGAACCAAAATTTCGGCGAGCGCAATTCCAATCCTTCCACTCTCCAAATCGATAATGGAACGTAAAAAAGTAGCTCTGGAGATGACGAAAAACGCCGTGATCAGACAAGCGAATAACTTCCGTCCAAAAGCCAAAAACAGTACCGTGGCTCCAAAAAGTGTCCAAATTCCTGCATATAATCATAAAACTCCTATGACGTTCTACTCGAATATGGCGgtaaattatatatttttggaaaaccctAAAGTGGAACttcaatatttcgaattttcctgcATTatcattaacaaaaaaacttttcagcaaTTACTAGTGTTTTTCATCCAATAATTATATTATTTCATTCCCTGTTTTCATCataagcaaaaaatattttcatctAATGGTTGCACaaaatggtaaattttttgaagaactacagtaacccaactcCAGTTTCtctcaataaattaaaaaaatcttggcgaaaaataagaaagttCAGCGACATTGAAAAGAAGAGGagaagggttactgtagttctaAAAGGCGCTTACATTTTTGCGCCGGGATGATTGGAGATAATTGTTCGTGGTGCGACCGTAGTTCTTCCTAAAATTTTGCCACTGGCTAGTACTttacaaaatcaaattatttgtGGCGAGACCTACaacgaacaattttcaaaattcaggcCCCCGCCTTCGTCAAAGGAGTCAATGGAAGATGTTATCGTTGCGCCGAAATTCAAAAGCCTGTGGATATGAGCTCCTTCCGATTCGTCGACGATTCTACCGTTATTGCCATCCGTGCTCATCTTTGCGATCAGACACGCGTCATGGTAGCTAGAACAGCAATTTGGAATCGAGAATACGCGAAACGACTCGGCGATCGAGCTGCTGGAACTGTTTGGCAGAAACCGGACGAGGTGTCGGCTCAGATGACCGGATTTTGCAGTGCGACGGTTCGTAGATGTATTGAGATTGCCAATATGTCTATCATTCCAAAGTGTGCTGATCGTGTTGGTGTTTCGGTAAGTTTCAAAGAACAAAGAAGATTTaatctaacttttttcagagaaacgaACTGACCTCCCTGAAGTCTTCTTTCGGATCCGAGAAGTTTTGTGGGCAGACCATGCGAGCTCCACATGTACTCACTCAGTTCTACTCAGTTAATCAGGCATCGATGGCTCGTAATAGGGAAGGTTCTGATGGTCCTTCTTCCTCAGCAGCAAGACCGGTTGGAAGACCACCCACTACGCAACCAGTAGAAACTGCAgtggagaaaaagaagaatgatGAAGATGAGAAAAGACATCATCCACTCACAAACTTCACAACAGCATCCACGTCTTCCCAAAATCTGCAAGATCAACCACCACCCAAGAATACCGTTCTCCGCTGGTCAAATATCACAACTCCGAGGATTCTTCGTCCACCAACTCTCAAAACTCCCTACTCGCTTCCCAGGACTGCAGTGATTCCGGtgatgaagaagaagcagcCCGAAATAGAGCAAGTTCAGCCGAAGAAGGACACGACGGCAAGCCTTGTTCGCAAAAGAGGCCGCCCGAGAAAGGAGAAGCCTCTGGAGGTGCAGTCTCCTCGCAAGGGACTATATCTTCGCTTCAAATCGTGCACAAAGTATATTGTTCGGGTAAGAGaactgaacaatttgaaaacttgaaatatttggtTTTACAGACTCCAATTGACAAAAGTGTCCAAGAAACGGTGAACTATCTACTGGATGAGGTTGACAAAAGGGCTTCAACTTCTGCTACGTAGCTGCTACAATCTCTgttcttttgtttttgttttctcgttCTAAATGTTTTGTTGTCTCATGTTTTTAGTTCTTCGGAACTTGTTATCCCCTCCcagtgttttattattttttgtacattttacTGTTGCTCTGTTCTGCACGTTGACCCCACATTTGTTAGTAGCATATGAAACGGTTTTATAAAGTAAGTGGAAAAGgtagaaaatctgaatttgataattttttaatacggCTGAATACGATACTCGACTTCCGCGAATCCCCATCCCGGCTTTCCGTCGACAACGAATTCGCTCATTCCTTCGGTGACCTGACATGCTTGATCCAATCCCATTTTGAATGAGACGGCTTCCTTGATATGAACATCTGCGTGATGAATCTTGCCGTCAACTTCGAACGAGTAGTGGAAATCATCAGGGAAATGACGATCCTCTCCGTGGTTTGGAAGGGAGAAGTGTACACGATCCACTGGCTTCGTCTCaccagttctgaaaaaaaaaatttaggttctGCCCATTAAGGAAATTACTAGAATCTTTTGCGAGAATACGGTActcggtctcgaaacgacttAAAGgacacttataatgatccaaaacgacgaaaaatcataataaaacactccaaaaatgtttatatttttcgtAAGCTTtcgcaaattgccaaaatattgaaaaataggagCTATTGAGAAAATCTAAAGCAATGTTGCATACCCCTACAATGTGTTAATACGAAtagttaaaacaaaattaaagtattaaaaaatgtgataaaaaaacaattttttggggtGACTTCGAAAATTATAAGTggaaaaactgagtaattgtcactttttgacataTTCCGTGAATTGAATTCCACGGTTTCAAAACGCTGTGAATGTGTGGTGTCTCtcgcagaaaaattcaaatgcgCCCTGTTGAGCCATTTTATGTGTTTTCTTGGAGCGTAGATGCATCAACCCACGGTGTAACAATATATCCAAATTCAAGGTGACTAAAAACAGTTTCTGGCATTGAAATAACCGAAGTATGAACACATGTACCATCTTCCAAATGGTAAATCATCATGATATATCTGGAAATTTAGTCAATCTACGATGCAAACAAGTTCCACTTTACCTTCGAATGTCTGACCATCTGCGGTATCCAGCAATCGTGTGATCTCTCATGCTCGTCATTCGAATTCCAGAAGCAGTGTGATTTCCAATTCGAAAATCTCCAGAAATCGTTCCAAATTGTTCATAGTGTGACTGATGGGATGCTCGCATTTTATCGAAGAGTCCACGGCTCCATGGCTCAATTGCTAAAGAATGAGCAATTGCAGTGGGGGAGCACATCTTGTCGAAATCGAATTGATTTCCtggaaatagaaaataaagtaaaaagaCGTGCGAGGCCAATAAGCGGGCGAGGCTTGAGATTTCACAAAAGCGTGGGTGGCGCCATCGAAGATTTCTTGTAGTCACCAAAAAAGCAGGACACTTACCGCGAAGCTCACCCGCGGAAAAGattctttgaattttggcTATCGcggaagaaaaaatattttctctgtAGGAGGTGTGCACAAACAATTGACATTGAATTTCAGGACATAACCCTAAATTGCTTGCCCCCTTTCCAGAACGTTCGCTCTGCGGTAGATTACATTCCCTAGGAAGTGCTAACCAGCTCTTAAGAATATTTATCCGTGTTCTCCACGTGGACAACATGAAgattgactttttgaaacgAATTTCACTAGAACCGTTAAATTCACAAACCGAAATTCGTCCAAGTCAGGTCGAAATTTGCGTCAAAAATCTTTATGCCATCCTTCATCTCCTCGGATccgtttttctgaaaattgacaatacTTTGTAAAACATAGGAAACtccaaaaaactcacaataaaattgattttccccGGTGCTGAAGCTAATTTTCCATTGAACTGTATTCTCCACTTTTTCATTGGTTCAATGCAAGAAACGATGAAGCCACTTTCTGTTTTCCATTCTTTTTCCGGACATTGGATgctctgaaaaaacaaaaacggtTTCTGATCAcatcatttctt
The nucleotide sequence above comes from Caenorhabditis elegans chromosome III. Encoded proteins:
- the ced-6 gene encoding Cell death protein 6 (Confirmed by transcript evidence); translation: MAKDIYKTFKRSVSGIVGGNNINGEGSSSPSTSAPQVKYRGGTGRTWIHPPDYLINGHVEYVARFLGCVETPKANGSDVAREAIHAIRFQRDLKRSEQTRETAKLQKVEIRISIDNVIIADIKTKAPMYTFPLGRISFCADDKDDKRMFSFIARAEGASGKPSCYAFTSEKLAEDITLTIGEAFDLAYKRFLDKNRTSLENQKQIYILKKKIVELETENQVLIERLAEALRANSKADYENTGPPIYPGLGPPALPLSPMPQGPPPNIPPSSIYSMPRANDLPPTEMAPTLPQISTSSNGASPSVSPASTSPSGPAPSIPPPRPPALAPPPPVAPRRNPVVSPKNSTAGLLDGLELGSAEPAKKAPSNIFDDSFDPRAGEKKSTAAEYNPFGADFLSGIQNGKEAPPSASAELLASEAIARLPKPESSSVPPKKTAAEYDAMINEVEKKLAAMSSGSFEFGQLQTGDLGGIEGESDYGTPSDRLNPKMMNLKQ
- the wdr-37 gene encoding WD repeat-containing protein 37 (Confirmed by transcript evidence) — translated: MPQSENSKDAEKEKVMRSRRGTVDTEISGALTVLQSSLDVDDAPYRARLYQLFGHIEKEFDTLYAENCALRARIVQLTQTEGEAANVVAQEVFGVQESGKSSRKAIQMGQKLRTALRGPPVFRDGSKFRLSRLLEGHKDGVWHVAADSTRNICASASADQTARIWSLESGACLATYTGHTGSVNCVAISNNCAVDSTEGSGPASGLLLATASGDESTHIWKVPSNNAPSDHSSEEEEEHHRDPNNLLGVVEHNRFTSSSEKSDGHRIRVPVMRLTGHRAPVSCCEWLAGGQQMVTASWDRTANVWDVEKGEVVNILSGHESELNHCSTHSNQKLVLTSSKDSTFRLWDFREAIQSVAVFQGHQDSVTSVSFNTDYRIVSSSDDATVKIWDLRNMRTPLATIRLSSPANRVAISKSHPVIAIPMDNRHVRIYDLNGNRLPRMPNRRCHERMVTCCAWLDEHPANNLLTAGFDRMVAAWKVNTTTS
- the wdr-37 gene encoding WD repeat-containing protein 37 (Confirmed by transcript evidence), whose translation is MPQSENSKDAEKEKVMRSRRGTVDTEISGALTVLQSSLDVDDAPYRARLYQLFGHIEKEFDTLYAENCALSVRARIVQLTQTEGEAANVVAQEVFGVQESGKSSRKAIQMGQKLRTALRGPPVFRDGSKFRLSRLLEGHKDGVWHVAADSTRNICASASADQTARIWSLESGACLATYTGHTGSVNCVAISNNCAVDSTEGSGPASGLLLATASGDESTHIWKVPSNNAPSDHSSEEEEEHHRDPNNLLGVVEHNRFTSSSEKSDGHRIRVPVMRLTGHRAPVSCCEWLAGGQQMVTASWDRTANVWDVEKGEVVNILSGHESELNHCSTHSNQKLVLTSSKDSTFRLWDFREAIQSVAVFQGHQDSVTSVSFNTDYRIVSSSDDATVKIWDLRNMRTPLATIRLSSPANRVAISKSHPVIAIPMDNRHVRIYDLNGNRLPRMPNRRCHERMVTCCAWLDEHPANNLLTAGFDRMVAAWKVNTTTS
- the madf-11 gene encoding MADF domain-containing protein (Confirmed by transcript evidence), with amino-acid sequence MSDRRRHGTEDYQIAGLKHSMTSVASSSHGGAGDLQQQFSREDPPVKTTQYTLLQLINMVRENPILYDEEMQAATPDAQLKVQKREAWDRIRADIVWQDITLVQEVWSDLLDQYARKSIDMSDGLIEAMRWTDSLIFKKKYSRPPSQLTAMSSGLDKDFYNDVPLAEDVLEPGQSLGNSESMKFDYVVIQPHVRPHQQIPTSSYSRRKSPQSRETEAIVRTYPLSPKRIVQQHRMPQKNNPDQQHQMNEVKKEVNPFGRQGVLVEVEPSPSYAQSNTKIYKMVSAHRSATPQPAVTVASSRRLVHMPHRTNSLVYDSMPELIDSSNMPSEPPKKKIHLEVGHRNSEMVGVSTSSNAPCLPKEILTDGVPIADDEIILEADGECKIGSGMLLESQQSSSQNHEMDMPSTSMDHYHHQDIDDGGVGDDIEQQVVVGGPSDEMAIQYDEDLAFQQHINSVLNRLSDDEKSVMKFNMQKIILDARFGLGTARNMLKHDEMLEVESHVEIDPNHEVPEEI
- the madf-11 gene encoding MADF domain-containing protein (Confirmed by transcript evidence); amino-acid sequence: MSDRRRHGTEDYQIAGLKHSMTSVASSSHGGAGDLQQQFSREDPPVKTTQYTLLQLINMVRENPILYDEEMQAATPDAQLKVQKREAWDRIRADIVWQDITLVQEVWSDLLDQYARKSIDMSDGLIEAMRWTDSLIFKKKSDSRPPSQLTAMSSGLDKDFYNDVPLAEDVLEPGQSLGNSESMKFDYVVIQPHVRPHQQIPTSSYSRRKSPQSRETEAIVRTYPLSPKRIVQQHRMPQKNNPDQQHQMNEVKKEVNPFGRQGVLVEVEPSPSYAQSNTKIYKMVSAHRSATPQPAVTVASSRRLVHMPHRTNSLVYDSMPELIDSSNMPSEPPKKKIHLEVGHRNSEMVGVSTSSNAPCLPKEILTDGVPIADDEIILEADGECKIGSGMLLESQQSSSQNHEMDMPSTSMDHYHHQDIDDGGVGDDIEQQVVVGGPSDEMAIQYDEDLAFQQHINSVLNRLSDDEKSVMKFNMQKIILDARFGLGTARNMLKHDEMLEVESHVEIDPNHEVPEEI